A part of Microbulbifer sp. MI-G genomic DNA contains:
- a CDS encoding DUF4194 domain-containing protein, translated as MIEQALEEALAQCRLNRSEFSELLVRLLDYGVICRDESVIETTLYDRFQRCEQLLREWLAPLGLRLQHDSRFQFIRVYPPGAEVPGLPDQEEPHHGGFRARLSQQEVAAILALRVEYDKALREGQVDESGCAALSLEALELGIRNLLKMSLPDKHAERKNLLKKLRQLRLVQFSSEEVETSAEVWLRVRPTIAHFVSESVLRQLIDSEVPPAVESGATQTDEIDEVEEVEQEQALEHITPEVEDHSLFESEAAS; from the coding sequence GTGATTGAACAGGCTTTGGAAGAGGCCCTGGCGCAGTGTCGCCTGAACCGCAGCGAATTTTCCGAGCTGCTGGTGCGCCTGTTGGATTACGGCGTTATCTGCCGGGATGAAAGCGTTATCGAAACCACCCTTTACGATCGCTTCCAACGCTGCGAGCAGCTGTTGCGCGAGTGGTTGGCCCCGCTGGGGTTGCGTTTGCAGCACGACAGCCGTTTCCAGTTTATCCGTGTGTATCCGCCCGGCGCCGAAGTGCCGGGGTTGCCGGATCAGGAAGAGCCGCACCACGGCGGCTTCCGCGCCCGCCTCAGCCAGCAGGAAGTGGCCGCGATTCTCGCCCTGCGCGTGGAATACGATAAAGCGCTGCGGGAAGGGCAGGTGGATGAAAGTGGTTGCGCCGCCCTGTCGCTGGAAGCCCTGGAACTGGGCATACGCAACCTGCTGAAAATGTCCCTGCCGGATAAACACGCCGAGCGTAAAAACCTGCTGAAGAAATTGCGCCAGCTGCGTCTGGTGCAGTTCAGCAGCGAAGAAGTGGAGACCAGTGCGGAAGTCTGGCTGCGCGTGCGCCCGACCATTGCCCACTTTGTCAGCGAGTCGGTATTGCGCCAGCTGATCGACAGCGAAGTCCCGCCTGCGGTGGAGAGCGGGGCCACTCAAACTGATGAAATTGATGAGGTTGAAGAGGTGGAACAAGAGCAAGCGCTCGAACACATCACTCCAGAAGTCGAAGATCACAGCCTGTTTGAGAGTGAAGCCGCTTCCTAG
- a CDS encoding ATP-binding protein, translating into MFLKKLILINWGNIPQLEYDFGPINLFSGGNGSGKTTAADAIQALMTAAHDTLFTFNPGQDETTQRGRGGKQVRTLASYVLGCDDGSYARVEPTDCYIAGIFHPTSGEDDAASFTAVMGIRAHLDNSSKPAQARQSDLRFFVFPGEQLVMGDFVRDYTDGKHLLPLDKFNQVLSKQFEKVEQYDKKKAYLRRLYGALRGRRDAVSDREAMHAARTFANFMAYKPVKSINDFVAQEVLEKRDLGDAIRSVSELMKTIHSMEQEARQIVERVSSLQAIAQSVELYREQWLQLRVQEYLCARHRQQRVQKSYLSGKNDQKKLRRDLDNNEREVRVASERVEQLNGQLVELQAQRLGIDALRNKDELEQRINNALSLLSQQHTPMSAEEARWRENREAAEELLNLLNSTSAELEIPAFSDKALVQAIKQVAREEDLPDLHKLLGKDWIDLAALEPLRERAASSEALQNRLFDLLDSSGKAGASDEVSPKEQIAQQASRWEQKVQQLQKQLRTQESRIQHLQANRVRYPQSVEVALAAIREQCPEAEPRVLCDYVEVLDERWQMAIEGYLGGARFSIIVEPEHEARAIRIVRSLPGRNNRARVIQGDKARRDAERLDTPSGSIIELMEFTHKTAEHYLRASYGAVVQVEDEHELRGTRRGLTADGMASGNYSMWRCDMDDAELVFGQGARTRALAAQQRAMEQLLEEAAHVNERHQLYRRVTNAVRGLANIKLLSIVDSALAAQREWRSAERALENLDLKDFEQFEQQVDELKAQLKGQQNQLSDLQRKTGSLETKLKSNEKLLHALSGELESLDDAASDSEEMVRRITAIDPTFDAEQVLIAADEQVERAADNFDFSTDIESWQGQLEKYSRQLDRAVMEYNATCASVDTLVFEPDLSGGHKDGLFKLISGLGDQVETLRNRLKNNLLVERHDQLLGLKKSFNTTFVTHLCHAIYQSINDGKRVLDDLNKELEHHRFGADRERFRFDYQWVAEFKEYWSFFKAVIELPNLGEEQSLFDTDLAPKHRKVRDRLLSMLLSEDEQVARRELDRISDYRNYRSYEIYKEPEGKEPIALSQYGTGSGGQLETPAYIIRSAAVTSAFRFGESGSHLQMVLVDEAFSKMDESRSKEVVRYLTETLGLQLLFIMPSSKSGPFMDLISNQFVFSKCPSANPIGQLNTRVYVDRKVCNQERIAELWANHRRTIRQQASLDFMDLVEVEG; encoded by the coding sequence ATGTTCCTAAAAAAACTGATCCTGATTAACTGGGGCAATATCCCGCAGTTGGAATATGATTTCGGCCCGATCAACCTGTTTTCCGGTGGCAACGGTTCCGGTAAAACCACGGCGGCCGATGCTATCCAGGCACTGATGACCGCCGCCCACGATACCCTGTTTACCTTTAACCCGGGGCAGGATGAAACCACCCAGCGCGGGCGCGGTGGCAAGCAGGTGCGGACGCTAGCTTCCTATGTGCTGGGTTGTGACGACGGTAGCTATGCCCGTGTAGAGCCCACCGACTGTTACATCGCCGGTATTTTCCATCCCACCAGTGGTGAAGACGATGCTGCATCTTTTACCGCAGTGATGGGGATTCGCGCCCACCTGGATAACAGCAGCAAGCCCGCCCAGGCCCGCCAAAGTGATTTGCGCTTTTTCGTATTCCCCGGCGAGCAGTTGGTGATGGGGGATTTTGTCCGGGATTACACCGATGGTAAACACCTGCTGCCGCTGGATAAATTCAATCAGGTCCTGAGCAAGCAGTTCGAGAAAGTTGAGCAGTACGACAAGAAAAAGGCCTACTTGCGCCGCCTTTACGGCGCCCTGCGCGGACGCCGCGATGCGGTCTCCGATCGGGAGGCCATGCACGCCGCGCGCACCTTTGCCAACTTTATGGCCTACAAGCCGGTAAAAAGCATCAACGATTTTGTCGCCCAGGAAGTGTTGGAAAAACGCGATCTGGGTGATGCTATCCGCTCCGTCTCCGAGCTGATGAAAACCATTCACAGCATGGAGCAGGAAGCCCGCCAGATTGTGGAGCGAGTCAGTTCCCTGCAGGCCATCGCCCAGTCGGTAGAACTCTACCGAGAGCAGTGGTTGCAGTTGCGGGTACAGGAATATTTGTGCGCGCGCCACCGCCAGCAGCGGGTGCAAAAGAGTTACTTAAGCGGCAAGAACGACCAGAAAAAGCTGCGCAGGGATCTGGACAACAATGAGCGCGAAGTGCGCGTTGCTTCCGAGCGCGTCGAGCAGCTCAATGGCCAGCTGGTAGAGCTTCAGGCCCAGCGCCTGGGTATCGATGCGCTGCGCAATAAGGACGAACTGGAACAGCGCATTAACAATGCCCTGAGCCTGCTGTCCCAGCAGCACACCCCCATGTCTGCTGAAGAGGCCCGCTGGCGCGAGAACCGCGAGGCCGCCGAAGAATTATTAAACCTGCTCAACTCCACCTCCGCCGAGCTGGAAATCCCTGCCTTCTCCGATAAAGCACTGGTGCAGGCGATCAAGCAGGTGGCCCGCGAGGAAGACCTGCCGGATCTGCACAAGCTGTTGGGCAAGGACTGGATTGACCTGGCCGCATTGGAGCCACTGCGCGAGCGCGCCGCCAGCAGTGAGGCCCTACAGAACCGCCTCTTCGACCTGCTGGATAGCAGTGGTAAAGCCGGCGCCAGTGATGAAGTTTCCCCCAAAGAGCAGATTGCCCAGCAGGCTTCCCGCTGGGAGCAAAAAGTGCAGCAACTGCAAAAGCAGCTGCGTACCCAGGAAAGCCGTATTCAGCACCTTCAGGCCAACCGCGTGCGCTACCCCCAATCGGTGGAAGTGGCCCTGGCCGCAATTCGCGAACAGTGCCCGGAGGCAGAGCCCCGCGTCCTGTGTGATTATGTGGAAGTGCTGGATGAGCGCTGGCAGATGGCGATTGAAGGCTATCTGGGCGGCGCGCGCTTCTCGATTATCGTGGAGCCGGAGCACGAGGCCCGCGCGATTCGTATCGTGCGCAGCCTGCCCGGGCGCAACAATCGCGCCCGGGTGATCCAGGGGGACAAAGCCCGCCGCGATGCGGAGCGTCTGGATACGCCGTCGGGCTCCATTATCGAACTGATGGAGTTCACCCATAAAACTGCCGAGCACTATTTGCGCGCCTCTTACGGTGCCGTGGTACAGGTAGAGGATGAGCACGAGCTGCGCGGCACCCGCCGGGGCCTGACCGCCGACGGTATGGCCAGTGGCAACTACAGCATGTGGCGCTGCGATATGGATGATGCCGAGCTGGTCTTCGGCCAGGGCGCCCGCACTCGCGCATTGGCGGCGCAGCAGCGCGCTATGGAGCAATTGCTGGAAGAGGCCGCCCACGTCAACGAGCGCCACCAGCTCTACCGCCGCGTCACCAATGCGGTGCGCGGACTGGCGAATATCAAGCTGCTGTCCATTGTGGATTCCGCCCTGGCGGCCCAGCGCGAATGGCGCAGCGCCGAGCGCGCCCTGGAAAACCTGGACCTGAAGGACTTCGAGCAGTTCGAGCAGCAGGTCGATGAACTCAAGGCCCAGCTCAAAGGCCAGCAGAATCAGTTGTCCGATCTCCAGCGCAAGACCGGCTCCCTGGAAACGAAATTAAAGAGCAACGAGAAGCTCTTGCACGCCCTGTCTGGTGAGCTGGAATCCCTGGATGATGCCGCCAGTGACAGCGAGGAGATGGTAAGGCGTATTACCGCCATCGATCCCACTTTCGATGCCGAGCAGGTGCTCATTGCTGCCGACGAGCAGGTAGAGCGCGCCGCCGACAACTTCGACTTCTCTACGGATATCGAAAGTTGGCAGGGACAGCTGGAGAAATACAGTCGCCAGTTGGATCGCGCGGTGATGGAGTACAACGCCACCTGTGCCAGCGTCGATACCCTGGTGTTTGAGCCGGACTTGAGCGGCGGCCACAAAGATGGCTTGTTCAAGCTGATCAGCGGTCTCGGCGATCAGGTAGAGACCCTGCGCAACCGCCTCAAGAACAACCTGCTGGTGGAGCGCCACGATCAGCTGCTGGGGTTGAAAAAATCCTTTAACACCACTTTTGTAACCCATTTGTGCCACGCTATTTACCAGTCCATTAACGATGGTAAGCGCGTGTTGGATGATCTGAACAAAGAGCTAGAGCACCACCGTTTTGGCGCCGACCGCGAGCGTTTCCGTTTCGACTACCAGTGGGTGGCGGAATTCAAGGAATATTGGAGCTTCTTTAAGGCGGTAATCGAACTGCCGAATCTGGGTGAAGAGCAGAGCCTGTTCGACACGGACTTGGCACCCAAGCACCGCAAGGTGCGGGACCGCCTGTTGAGTATGCTGCTGAGTGAGGACGAGCAGGTAGCGCGGCGCGAATTGGATCGCATCAGCGACTACCGCAACTACCGCAGCTATGAGATTTACAAGGAACCGGAAGGCAAGGAGCCGATTGCGCTTAGCCAGTACGGTACCGGTTCCGGCGGTCAACTGGAAACACCGGCCTATATTATCCGCTCCGCAGCGGTCACTTCGGCCTTCCGCTTTGGTGAAAGTGGCAGCCATTTGCAGATGGTGCTGGTGGATGAGGCCTTCTCCAAAATGGATGAGTCCCGCTCCAAGGAAGTGGTCCGTTACCTGACCGAAACCCTGGGCTTACAGCTACTGTTTATTATGCCCAGCAGTAAGTCCGGACCTTTTATGGATCTGATTTCCAACCAGTTTGTATTCAGCAAATGCCCAAGTGCCAACCCCATCGGGCAGCTGAATACCCGGGTTTATGTCGATCGCAAGGTGTGCAACCAGGAGCGTATCGCCGAGCTCTGGGCCAATCACCGCCGCACGATCCGCCAACAGGCATCGCTGGACTTTATGGACCTGGTAGAAGTAGAGGGATAG
- a CDS encoding Wadjet anti-phage system protein JetD domain-containing protein codes for MEKTLPYWVEENPLLIGILNFILDRRDSQLERGKEARISFRLDLRAGSKRWQEVLEPLRDPDQDEQELWNELQLFAREYQCFTVKPNPKRRPGIAEWQGAQLIFRDASEEQLRLWLNRPSPTVRQSAWTSLLEPYVDRFENPSAFPLEGLELQPGFDSVEEIIACWVSVGKALIFADKISWRQLAARCFKGDSKYLELPSRQSLVRNLYPDLSRKIQERQLLLHAYLPRQFEQVIFIENQDTFISLAELQPSRAALVYSEGYQGGAERIRNGERVRFSTINVVGENIRQQFLSWWHDGESRTVSTFFWGDLDYEGLRIAAALRKSFPDLQCWRPGYDLLLHFLRTGKAHAPEQAEKVGQKLVQAIGCQYADSTLLPAISDSNRYVDQEAVEIGELAGTLV; via the coding sequence ATGGAAAAGACATTGCCCTATTGGGTAGAGGAAAATCCGCTGTTAATCGGCATCCTGAATTTTATTCTGGATCGGCGGGACAGCCAACTGGAGCGTGGCAAGGAAGCCCGCATTAGTTTCAGGCTGGATTTGCGCGCTGGCAGTAAGCGCTGGCAGGAAGTGCTGGAGCCCCTCAGGGACCCCGACCAAGACGAGCAGGAGCTGTGGAATGAATTGCAGCTCTTTGCGCGGGAATACCAGTGTTTTACAGTAAAGCCCAATCCGAAAAGGCGGCCGGGCATTGCCGAGTGGCAGGGGGCCCAATTGATTTTTCGGGATGCCAGCGAGGAGCAGCTGCGCCTGTGGCTCAATCGCCCATCTCCCACCGTTCGCCAGTCCGCCTGGACCAGCCTGCTGGAACCCTACGTCGATCGCTTTGAAAACCCCTCTGCTTTTCCCCTTGAAGGGTTGGAGCTGCAACCGGGGTTTGATTCCGTTGAAGAAATTATTGCCTGCTGGGTTTCTGTCGGCAAAGCGCTGATCTTTGCCGATAAAATTTCCTGGCGACAGCTAGCCGCGCGCTGCTTTAAAGGGGATTCCAAATACCTGGAATTACCCAGCCGTCAATCACTGGTGCGCAATCTTTATCCTGACCTGAGCCGCAAAATTCAGGAGCGCCAGCTTTTACTCCACGCCTACCTGCCCAGGCAATTTGAGCAGGTCATTTTTATCGAAAACCAGGACACTTTTATTAGCCTGGCGGAGCTGCAACCCAGTCGTGCTGCGCTGGTTTATAGCGAGGGCTACCAGGGCGGTGCAGAACGGATTCGCAATGGGGAGAGGGTGCGCTTCAGCACTATCAATGTGGTTGGTGAAAATATCCGGCAGCAATTCCTAAGCTGGTGGCACGATGGGGAGTCCCGAACGGTTTCAACATTTTTCTGGGGGGACTTGGACTATGAGGGATTGCGGATTGCCGCAGCGCTGAGAAAGAGCTTTCCCGACTTGCAGTGCTGGCGCCCGGGCTACGATCTGTTACTGCATTTTCTGCGCACGGGAAAAGCCCATGCTCCAGAGCAGGCGGAAAAGGTGGGGCAAAAGCTGGTGCAAGCGATTGGTTGCCAATACGCAGATAGCACTCTGTTGCCGGCAATTTCAGACAGCAATCGCTATGTGGATCAGGAGGCGGTTGAGATTGGGGAGCTGGCTGGGACATTAGTATGA
- a CDS encoding GAF domain-containing protein produces the protein MSLNKFYASLNSQLEGLLSAERDWLANTANASALLFMVMEDINWAGFYLLHGDELRLGPFQGRPACTRIPVGAGVCGKAVYSGEPQLVDDVHQFPGHIACDAVSASEVVIPLYTAGERCLGVLDVDSPRIARFTEADLLGLQAFTQVLLSASEIPMD, from the coding sequence ATGTCGTTAAACAAGTTTTACGCATCACTGAATAGTCAACTGGAAGGCCTCCTCTCGGCAGAGCGGGACTGGCTCGCCAATACCGCCAATGCCAGCGCACTGCTGTTTATGGTGATGGAAGATATCAATTGGGCCGGATTCTACCTTCTTCATGGGGATGAGCTGCGCCTGGGACCCTTTCAGGGCAGGCCAGCCTGTACCCGTATTCCTGTGGGTGCAGGTGTCTGTGGTAAAGCGGTTTATAGCGGTGAACCCCAACTGGTTGATGATGTACATCAGTTTCCCGGCCATATCGCCTGCGATGCGGTTTCCGCTTCTGAGGTGGTCATCCCGCTTTACACTGCCGGCGAGCGCTGCCTGGGTGTGCTTGATGTCGACAGTCCCAGGATTGCCCGCTTTACTGAGGCGGATTTGCTGGGCCTGCAGGCTTTCACACAAGTACTACTGAGTGCCTCAGAAATCCCTATGGATTAA
- a CDS encoding TonB-dependent receptor, whose product MNRKFKKSLLGAAISFTIYCGSALADTGSLRITVTDDAGSPIAGAEVDVHTPESLTTKKGVTDTNGEIRLVGLDPSSKYEVEVRGAGYQPVKSENILVVSGQSYALSFELRASDDVIEEVIVTGQRVRLVDTTSTVVGQDITLDLTESLPTGRNYQSYLQLAPGTKPSAGGNPSSKSGVNYSDVPDARGRTSGFSSDNLYYIDNVNVTDNVTGTFGGSVNSEIIQEQHVLTGGLPAEYEGGSGLVSRVITKSGGNEFHGSVNYYMQDDGLVADNRHLDGNKFSTFDSAFTLGGPIIQDKLWFFTSYQIKEREDDVFSADGDFLREVKRSDDLGFAKLSWQMTENDKLIATFFNDPVDISGSRDSSVLNNRNRTQRQGGDNYKLEYSHSWDNMVLTLEAAKHEAEISTFAADKSTRNDVAYLADLSNPSLSELNLGGSGSDSLQFRNKDTWAATFAYFLDTNWGSHDIQVGYSFTENERARHLQYTGDEGAQYNSIANINTGATFGDILDERWRGEVPFSGGDAGFIINAINASADSGYYYDLLDVDNDNEISLAELKTLTFSSTAGNPDGTINAYRIIEASNEPFTVKTEGNAFYIQDKWSYGKWTVNAGVRAEQWEHFASDGASIFTFDWEFAPRLGVTYDINGDGDRKIWGFYGRYYDPIRTDMTSFAGTVTGLVRDEQVYIGDRWLTFRTRGPGDANIASTTKTPYTDEFMLGYSMSLGDDMSAEVTYTNRVTEDLLEDYDLALYTDPTQSGQYALPLSYFGLNGLEDIPNYTIATLKGGKREYDGVEFTFRKRRSDNWQMLASYTYNLASGNSNSDGDADFQGDVLWLDPRAPGVYSDQPGNIEHLFKVAGSYFFDNGIELGLVYNWNSGLVYSKTFSISGRHLPVQVEEPYESGGIVENWVDSDAVGSQVASSYGTLDARVKYSFQLAGYEAEFFLDIFNVLNDQAGIREQDLVSGDGEYDFGQEVEWVAPRRFYLGSRLSF is encoded by the coding sequence ATGAATAGAAAATTTAAAAAGAGTCTGCTTGGGGCAGCGATCAGCTTCACTATCTATTGTGGCAGTGCATTGGCAGATACCGGTTCTCTACGCATCACAGTAACTGATGATGCAGGAAGTCCTATCGCTGGGGCTGAGGTTGATGTCCATACCCCTGAAAGTTTGACCACAAAGAAAGGGGTGACGGACACAAACGGTGAAATCAGGCTGGTGGGGTTGGATCCGTCGTCCAAATACGAGGTTGAAGTTAGAGGAGCCGGTTATCAGCCCGTAAAGAGCGAGAACATATTGGTAGTATCCGGACAAAGTTATGCGCTGAGTTTCGAACTGAGGGCTTCAGATGATGTTATTGAGGAGGTGATTGTCACTGGCCAGCGGGTTCGGCTGGTCGATACCACTTCTACTGTTGTCGGTCAGGACATCACCCTGGATCTGACCGAATCGCTGCCAACTGGACGAAACTATCAATCCTACCTGCAGCTGGCGCCGGGCACAAAGCCCTCCGCCGGCGGCAACCCATCCTCCAAGTCTGGAGTAAATTATAGTGATGTTCCGGATGCCAGAGGCCGGACCTCAGGATTTTCATCCGACAATTTATATTACATCGACAATGTCAATGTAACCGATAATGTAACCGGCACTTTTGGCGGTTCGGTGAACTCCGAGATTATTCAGGAGCAGCATGTTCTCACCGGTGGTCTGCCGGCCGAGTATGAAGGTGGTAGCGGGCTGGTTTCCCGTGTTATTACCAAGTCTGGGGGTAATGAGTTTCACGGCTCGGTCAATTACTATATGCAGGACGACGGTCTGGTCGCCGACAACCGGCATTTGGACGGCAATAAGTTCTCTACCTTCGACAGCGCTTTTACCTTGGGTGGCCCGATCATTCAAGACAAGCTGTGGTTCTTCACTTCCTACCAGATCAAGGAGCGTGAGGACGATGTCTTCTCAGCAGACGGTGATTTTCTGCGCGAGGTGAAAAGATCAGACGACCTGGGCTTCGCCAAGCTATCCTGGCAGATGACAGAAAATGATAAACTCATCGCTACATTCTTTAATGATCCGGTTGATATCAGCGGTTCACGGGACTCCAGTGTGTTGAATAACCGCAATAGAACGCAACGTCAGGGGGGCGACAACTACAAACTTGAGTACTCTCACTCTTGGGACAATATGGTACTGACTCTGGAGGCTGCAAAGCACGAAGCCGAGATCAGTACCTTCGCCGCAGACAAATCCACGCGCAATGATGTCGCTTACCTGGCCGATCTCAGCAACCCGTCCCTTTCAGAGTTGAACCTGGGTGGCAGTGGTTCGGATAGTCTCCAGTTCCGCAATAAAGATACATGGGCGGCCACTTTCGCATACTTTCTGGATACCAATTGGGGAAGCCATGACATCCAGGTTGGCTATTCCTTTACAGAAAATGAACGGGCCCGTCATCTGCAATATACCGGCGACGAAGGCGCTCAGTATAATTCTATCGCTAATATCAATACCGGTGCCACTTTTGGAGATATACTTGATGAACGTTGGCGCGGTGAAGTTCCATTCTCGGGCGGAGATGCCGGGTTTATTATCAATGCGATAAATGCCAGTGCGGATAGCGGTTATTACTACGATTTGTTAGATGTCGATAATGATAATGAGATCTCCTTGGCCGAGCTCAAGACACTGACTTTCTCCAGTACTGCCGGGAATCCAGATGGTACGATCAATGCCTACCGGATTATAGAGGCATCGAACGAACCTTTCACGGTGAAAACCGAAGGTAATGCTTTCTATATTCAGGACAAATGGAGCTACGGCAAGTGGACCGTCAATGCCGGCGTACGTGCCGAGCAATGGGAGCATTTTGCCAGTGATGGCGCCAGTATTTTTACTTTTGACTGGGAGTTCGCTCCGCGCCTCGGTGTGACCTATGACATCAATGGTGATGGGGATCGCAAGATATGGGGTTTCTACGGTCGCTACTATGACCCTATCCGCACAGATATGACTTCGTTCGCGGGCACCGTTACCGGCCTTGTGAGGGACGAACAGGTTTATATTGGTGATCGTTGGCTAACCTTTCGTACTCGTGGTCCAGGCGATGCAAATATCGCCTCCACCACAAAAACACCGTACACAGACGAGTTCATGCTCGGGTATTCGATGTCTTTGGGTGATGATATGAGCGCTGAAGTTACCTATACCAATAGGGTTACCGAGGACCTGCTGGAAGACTATGATTTGGCGTTATACACCGATCCAACTCAGTCGGGCCAATATGCCCTGCCGCTGTCCTACTTTGGCTTGAATGGACTTGAGGATATTCCCAATTACACGATAGCCACACTGAAAGGCGGCAAACGCGAATATGATGGCGTGGAATTCACTTTCCGTAAGCGCCGCAGTGATAATTGGCAGATGCTGGCTTCCTACACCTATAATCTGGCTTCGGGCAATTCCAACTCCGATGGGGATGCGGACTTTCAGGGTGATGTGCTCTGGCTGGATCCCCGTGCACCGGGAGTATATAGCGACCAGCCAGGCAATATTGAACACCTGTTCAAGGTTGCAGGTTCCTATTTCTTTGACAATGGCATTGAATTGGGTCTGGTGTATAACTGGAACTCTGGATTAGTGTATAGCAAGACCTTCAGTATTTCCGGTCGGCACCTGCCTGTACAGGTAGAGGAACCCTATGAAAGTGGCGGTATTGTCGAAAATTGGGTAGATTCTGATGCGGTTGGTAGCCAGGTTGCCAGTTCCTATGGAACCCTGGATGCCCGGGTAAAATACAGTTTTCAGCTTGCAGGGTACGAGGCGGAGTTCTTTCTGGATATATTCAATGTGTTAAATGACCAGGCGGGTATTCGCGAGCAGGATCTGGTATCAGGCGATGGCGAGTATGACTTCGGTCAGGAGGTTGAGTGGGTCGCGCCTCGCCGCTTTTATTTGGGTAGCCGTTTATCCTTTTAA